GATTGTTCTGAGATCTTCATACTCGGTTCCATCAATTTGAACTTTTAATGGAAATAAAATTGCGCCATTTTCTTCATAAAAATCCAATGGCAAATCACATGCACTGTCAGCCATGATTTTTACTGACATCACTTACACCTGCTTTCAACCTTTATATGATAATAGTTTATCGGGAATATCTCAAAAAGACAATTAAATATAGTGATTTTCGGCAAAATAGGGGTAGAGGAAGAATAGAAAAATATAAGGGGGATTCACATGGTCTGGTTGGAAACAAAAAAAATCATCATCGTAGTGATCGGCGCATTTTTAAATGCGATGTCGCTGAATTTCTTTTTAATCCCGGCAAATGTCTATGCCAGCGGTTTCACCGGAATAGCCCAGCTAGTTTCGAGCATATTGGGTGAATTTGCTCCATTTAACATTTCGACAGGTATTCTTCTTTTGCTATTGAATATTCCTGTGACAATCCTCGGCTGGATGAAAGTAGGGAAATCATTTACCCTCTATAGCTTTATATCTGTATTACTTTCATCATTCTTTCTTGAAATCCTGCCTGTGAAGGAAGTATCCGGTGATATCCTGCTGAATGCTGTTTTTGGCGGCGTCATCGGGGCACTGGGGGTTGGGCTGACATTGAAATGGGGGGCGTCGACAGGTGGCATGGATATCATAGCAATGATTCTTTCCCGCATGAATGATCGCCCGGTTGGTACATATTTCTTTGCCTTAAATGGCATCATTATAATGACAGCAGGTTACATTTTTGGCTGGGAAAATGCACTTTATACTCTTGTGGCACTGTATGTTTCCACTCGCGTGATCGATGCGATCCATACTCGTCACGAAAAATTAACGGCAATGATTGTCACCAAGAAATCGGATGAATTAAAGAAAGCCATCCATGACAAGCTAGTCCGCGGCATTACATTGCTTCCTGCAAAAGGGGCTTTCTCCGGGGAAGAAAAGGAGATGTTGATTATTGTCATCACCAGGTATGAAATGTACGATCTTGAACATATCATCAAGGAAGTCGATCCTCAGGCGTTCACCAATATTGTAGAGACAGCCGGGATCTTTGGTTTTTTCAGGCGGGAATAAAATTAGAAACGGGGGTTTGTGAATGAGGAGAATCAGCTTATTGATCATTTTGGTGTTGATGGCGGTTGCACCGGCATTGGCAATAGGGGAGGAAAAGCAGACAACGGTAAACCCAGGCTTCAGTTTTTACATCGACCCAATAGCCGGTCCCGAACATGTTGAGTTTGAATTAACCCTCCAGAATCATGGTGATGCAAATTTGACATTTGAATTCCCCACCTCTCAGAAGTATGAAATCATAGTTATGGATGATAAAGGTAAGAAGGTCTATCAATACTCAGAGGACAAGGCCTTTTTACAGGCGTTTGAAAAATTGACTTTGAAACCGCAAGAGACGAAGAAATGGCGAGAAAACTGGGATTATAAAAATGCGGGCACCAGAGTAAAAGAAGGCGAATACACAGTCACTGCTCAATTAAAGGCCACTAGTATAGGCGAAAAACCTGTAATGGACAAAAAGCAGCTGACTGATGAGAAGAAAATGTATGTTCCAGGTGAAAATCCAGTTTTTAAAGGCGTTCATTCAAAGGGCACCATGGGTTCGTATAAAGTCCTGGGAGAAGCCAGGCCAATCCAGGGCAGGTTCTTTTATTCAGTTGAGGATGGACATAACCAGCTGATTGCGGAAACAGAAGTGACCCAGGAGTCAAAATATCCGGACTGGCACTCGTTGTCGATTGACATCACTATCCCTGAAAGCAAGCTTCCGCAAAACGGATCTCTGATCCTTAATCTTTACGAACGCAGCAAAGAAGGGGAAATCATTCACACCTATCCAGTTTTGCTAGAAAAATTCAACAATAGTAAATAGGTAAAAGCAAAAGCTGGCGGGATTCCCGCCAGCTTTGCCTGTTACTTGTTTTCAATTGAATTCAGCTCGTCCTGAAATGACCTAAGCTGCTCTTTTTCCGCCATCGTTGTATTGGCATAAGCGGAAGAAAGAGCATTTTTCGCTGTGCTGATGGCTGCAGATTGTTCAGCCGGCTCCGCAGTCTTGGCTAATTGAACAGCCTTCCTTGCTTCTTGAAAAAGCCTGTTTCCCATTTAGACTCCTCCTAAAGAGGACTCTCTGACATTCGCCATCTTTTGAGCTTCAGCTTCGGCATACGTGGTGTGGTAAGGGATTCTTTGATCATGCTTGGAGACAGTATCTACCCCTTGCTGTACAAAACGCTTGGATTTATTACTTTTACCCATCGTTGTACCCCTCCATCTACGAGCGAATTTTGAAACAGACAATCACGCTGCTTCAAACATAGTATGCACTTTTGCTGGAAAAACAATCGCTTCAGGGAACGTTCGATTTTGGCAGGTTCAGACAATTTTTTAGCAGCCAACCGAAATCAGGAGGGAAAGCCAAGTATCCGATAGCGGCATTCTATCGGCCAAACTGAACAGGCGGCAGGGCAAAAATAGTCCAATAGAGGCTTTATATCGGCCAAACAGAGCAGGAAAGAAAGGCAAAAGTGTCCGTTAGAGCATTCCTATCGGCCAAACGGACCAGGAAGGAAAGCAAGAATGTCCGATAGAGCCAGCCTATCGGACAAACGGAACCAGGAGGTATAAGCAAAGTGTCCGATAAAGCCTTCCTATCGGACAAACGGACCAGGAAGGAAAGCAAGAATGTCCGATAGAGCCAGTCTATCGGACGAGCGGACCAGGTTGTAAAGCAAGAATGTCCGATAGAGCCAGCCTATCGGACAAACGGAACCAGGAGGTATAAGCAAAGTGTCCGATAGAGCCTTCCTATCGGACAAACGGACCAGGAAGGAAAGCAAGAATGTCCGATAGAGCCAGTCTATCGGCCAAACGGAGCCAGGAGGTATAAGCAAAGTGTCCGATAGAGCCTTCCTATCGGACAAACGGACCAGGAAGGAAAGCAAGAATGTCCGATAGAGCCAGCCTAACGGCCAAACGGAGCCAGGAGGTATAAGCAAAGTGTCCGATAGAGCCTTCCTAACGGCCAAACGGAACCAGGAGGTATAAGCAAAGTGTCCGATAAAGCCTTCCTATCGGACAAACGGACCAGGAAGGAAAGCAAGAATGTCCGATAGAGCCAGTCTATCGGACGAGCGGACCAGGTTGTAAAGCAAGAATGTCCGATAGAGCCAGTCTATCGGCCAAACGGAGCCAGGAGGTATAAGCAAAGTGTCCGATAGAGCCTTCCTAACGGCCAAACGGAACCAGGAGGTATAAGCAAAGTGTCCGATAAAGCCTTCCTATCGGCCAAACGGACCAGGAAGGAAAGCAAGAATGTCCGATAGAGCCAGCCTATCGGACAAACGGAACAGGTTGTAAAGCAAAAATGTCCGATAGAGCCAGTCTATCGGACAAACGGAGCCAGGAGGTATAAGCAAAGTGTCCGATAGAGCCTTCCTATCGGCCAAACGGACCAGGAAGGAAAGCAAGAATGTCCGATAGAGCCAGCCTAACGGACAAACAGAACCAGGAGGTATAAGCAAAGTGTCCGATAGAGCCTTCCTATCGGACAAACGGAACCAGGAGGTATAAGCAAAGTGTCCGATACAGCCTTCCTATCGGACAAACGGAACCAGGAGGTATAAGCAAAGTGTCCGATAGAGCCTTCCTATCGGCCAAACGGACCAGGAAGGAAAGCAAGAATGTCCGATAGAGACAGCCTATCGGACAAACGGAACAGGTTGTAAAGCAAGAATGTCCGATAACTCCATTCTATAGGACAAACAGGCCAGTCATAAAAGCAAAAATGCCCGATAGAAATCTTCTCCGGGCGTTTTGTTTCACATTATTATAGTGCCTTCAAATTCAGCAGATCGTTCAAATACACACCAATTCCGTCTTCTTCATTTGTCAGTGTCATGTCGTTCGCGATATTTTTTACATCGGCAACTGCATTTCCCATTGCAATTCCCCGGCCTGCATATTCAAGCATTTCTAAATCATTATCTTCATCGCCGAATGCAATGATTCGCTCAGCTGGAATCTGGAAATAATCCGAGGCTTTCTTTAACCCTACAGCTTTATTCAGGCCATTTTTGACGATTTCAACGACGTGGAACGGTGCTGCCCAACTTCTGTGGTCGATTACTTCTGCATGGACCTCTGATAGGTGAGCGCGGATTTTTCGTACATGCTCCTCGTCTGAATGGATGAGCATACTTGTTGGGGATGCCTTTAAATACCTTCTCAAATCACCTGTCGTGATATTTGGATTCCCCATATTGAAAATGTCCATTAATTTTTCATCATGGTAGTGGACGTACACATCATCGATCACTTCGGCAATGATATTGTAAAATTTAAAATCATCGAGCGCCTCAACGATATCCTTGGCAACATCGATTGATAGAGGAGAGTGGTGTACTCCCCAGTTGTTATCCAGCGGATGGTGCATAAATGCTCCATTAAAATTAACAATCGGTGTATCAAGCTGAAGCTCATGGTAATACATCTCACTGGAACGGAATGGTCGCCCCGTAGCGATCATCACCACATGCCCTTCTTCACGGGCTTTTTTAATGACTTGTTTGTTCCTGTCGGATATTTTTTTATCATCTGTTAGTAATGTACCGTCTAAGTCTAAAGCGATTAAATGTTTCTCAGTCATAAATGCTCCTTCTTATCTCTAATTTTTAAAATCATGCATATGATTGGCTCTTTTTTTACAAGAGTTCTACAATACATATATTGAATAAGGGTTAATAGTCCTTCTTACCACTATGGTAACCATTTTACAGTTAAATTGTAAAAAAATCATATCACATACTTAAAAGTCCGGTAAATTTAATGTCGGTCCGCTCAATTGGAGGTTTAACAGTGATTTTAGTCGAAAAGAAACACATTCAAGATATTCCCGTTCTCCATATCGTAAAACAAAATCAATTTTCAGATAGAATGCCGCTGATTGTTTTTTTGCATGGCTTTACTAGCACTAAAGAACGAAACATGCATTACGCCTATCTATATGCTGAAAAAGGTTTCAGAGTCATCCTGCCCGAGGCAAAATATCATGGGAGCCGCGGTGAGGGGTTTTCAGAAAAAGAACTGAGCTTCCGCTTTTGGGAAATTGTTATGAACTCGATCGAAGAGCTTGTTTTGATCAAGGATGAGCTGGTTGAGGAAGGACTTGTTGATCCCACCAGGATAGGTGTTGCCGGAACATCGATGGGCGGCATTACTACGCTAGGAGCCATGGCAAAATATGACTGGATCAAGGCGGGCGTCAGTCTGATGGGTAATCCTTCTTTTGAACAGTTTGCTCTATGGCAGCTGAATGAAATTGAAAAAAGAAATATAAAAATCAACTTATCTAAAGAAGAGGTTTCGAGTTTGCTGAATCAACTAAAGCAATATGACCTCAGCCAACAGCCTGAAAAGCTGGATAAACGGCCGCTGTTATTCTGGCACGGAAGATTGGACCCTGTTGTACCATATGAAGCCGCTTATCATTTTTATGAGCAAAACCGGAAAAACTATGAGGGAACAGATGGAATGTTTGAATTCATTACCGATGAGCATGCTGGACACAATGTGTCAAACGCAGGTGTAATGGCTTCAGCAGAATGGTTTGCAAAACATATCTAACGCCTTACCGCTTTAAATGCGAATGAATCATTGTTATGATAGAAATAGGTACAGCTATAAAAAAGGAGTGTTCACCGATGGATGAAGAATTAAAAGAGAGCATTATGGGTGCGCTTGAGATGGTCGTTGACCCTGAACTTGGCGTTGATATCGTTAATTTAGGGCTTGTATATGATGTGGATTTAAATGAAGAAGGGCTAGCCACTGTAACCATGACCCTGACTTCAATGGGCTGCCCTCTTGCCGGCACGATCGTTGAGCAGGTTAAATTGGCACTTGCCGATCTTCCTGAGGTTAAAGATACTGAAGTAAACATTGTCTTTAATCCGCCATGGTCAAAAGACATGATGTCCCGTTACGCTAAAATAGCCCTGGGTGTCAGGGATTAAGTGGGACAGAAACAGCAGGAGCCTTCCTGCTGTTTTTTTTTATGCTTTATCCCGGTCAGAGGTCACAAAATTGTCAAACAAATAGGGCAAATCTTACCCGCTTATGTGAGTTAGTTCACTTAAACATGTTGGTAACACTTATATACTTCTTGTATAGAGAAGTATTTAAGGAGGCGCCACTCATGTTTGATAGAGATTTTAATAAAGACCCATTCATTGTGATCTGGGAACTTACGAGAGCCTGCCAATTGAAATGCCTGCACTGTCGTGCGGAGGCACAATATAGAAGAGATCCTCGTGAACTGTCTTTCGAAGAAGGGAAGGCGCTTATTGATCAAATATACGAAATGAATAATCCAATGCTAGTTTTTACAGGCGGCGACCCATTGATGAGGGAGGACGTATTCGGGATTGCTGAGTACGCGGTGAAAAAGGGCGTCCGCGTATCAATGACACCAAGCGCGACTCCTAATGTAACGAAAGAAGCCATTGAAAAAGCGAAAACAGTCGGGCTTTCACGCTGGGCTTTCAGCATCGACGGCCCAACCGCAGAAGTCCACGACCACTTCAGGGGAACAGCTGGCTCCTTTGATTTAACAATGGAAAGAATCAAATACTTGCATGAACTGGAAATTCCGATTCAGATCAATACTGTAATTTCCCGTTATAATATTGAATATTTAGATGAGATGGCAAAGATGGTAGAGGACTTAGATTGTGTCCTATGGAGTGTTTTCTTCCTTGTCCCGACAGGTCGTGGCCAGGAAAAGGACATGATTTCTCCTGTTGAGCATGAAAAAGTGTTCCAGTGGCTTTATGATCTCAGTAAACGGGTGAAATTCGATATTAAAACAACTGCGGCTCAGCACTATCGACGGGTGGTCATCCAGCAAAAGATGCGGGAGGCCAAAAATCATACTGAAGAAATCGATTACTTGACTGCCCTGACAAAGGAAGGATTGACAGGGTCCATTGATGGTCTTGGCCGGGCGCCAAAAGGTGTCAATGATGGCAATGGCTTTGTATTCATTTCACACATAGGGGACGTCTATCCGAGCGGCTTGCTGCCCGTTAAAGCGGGGAATGTACGCGAACAGCCGCTTGCTGATATATATAGGGAATCACCTGTGTTCAAGTCATTGAGGAATCCAGATGAATTCAAAGGTAAATGCGGGGTTTGTGAGTTCAGGCATGTATGCGGCGGGTCTCGTTCAAGGGCATATGCCATGACAGGGGATTACCTGGAGAGTGAACCGTTCTGCGTATATATTCCGAAAGCACTGAGAAAACAAAAGCAAGAAAGCTGAAATAGCGGAAAAAAGGCCGGAAAGCCAGATTAGCGAAAAAATAGCAGGAAAGCCAAAAAAGCAGTTCTTGCCAAACCGGATGGAACTTCATAAAAAAACGAGTGGAATCGATTAGAGCTCCACTCGTTTTTTTTATTAGTCGATTGAACAGAAGATTGCCGGGCAATTTTCACAGCCGATTTCCTGGCGAAGGTAATCCACATCATGGACAAGGATTTTCCCCTTTTTGATGGAGATGATTCCTTCCCGCTTCAGTTCATTCAGAATCCGGTTGGTGCTTTCACGTGATGTGCCGCAAAAATTGGCCAGCTCCTGATTTGTTAAAGGCAGGTCTATTAGAATGCCTGTATCTTTATGGATACCATAGCTATTAGTCATCCTGATTAAAGTGGAGAATAAAGCGCCCTTTTTCCCATTGAGTACTAAATCACGGAATTTTGTCTGTGTTTTGCGGAAGTGGTCGCTCATCCATTTCATGAATTCAAATGCAAGAGATGGATTATGGAAAATTTCTTTCTCGATTACGTCTTTTCGGATCGCCGCGATTTTTGCATCTTCAAGGATCAATGCGCTTAACAAATATTTTGGTGCATCTGTAAAAAGGGTCAATTCCCCGCAAAGGTCATTCTCCCCGCAAATCCTTAAGGCAAGCTCACGGCCGTCCTGGGTGACCTTGCTGATCTGGACCTTACCGCCAAGAATTAAATAAAGCTCCTCCGCCTCCATACCTTCCTGGAATAAATAGGTTCCCTTTTCAACCTTGAATGTGCGGTCAGCAAACTGGAGTAATTCTTTGATTTCAATTGAATGAGTCACTTTAGTTGTATTTGGCATGGTCATCACCCTTTTTAGATTTTTTTCCCGTATCTCTTATTTGTTGACCCAATAATAACACCTGCATAGTGTTAACTAAATGAGGTATATGGAATTGTCAAAATCTCGTCACAATCTAGGTTTGATTTGTTCACATTTTAGAAACAAAATCGATCTATGTATATTATATCGATAAAAAAGGCAGTTGTTTCTGATGTTTAAAGACATCTGTGACAGTTTATTGAACAAAGGAGC
The nucleotide sequence above comes from Mesobacillus jeotgali. Encoded proteins:
- a CDS encoding YitT family protein encodes the protein MVWLETKKIIIVVIGAFLNAMSLNFFLIPANVYASGFTGIAQLVSSILGEFAPFNISTGILLLLLNIPVTILGWMKVGKSFTLYSFISVLLSSFFLEILPVKEVSGDILLNAVFGGVIGALGVGLTLKWGASTGGMDIIAMILSRMNDRPVGTYFFALNGIIIMTAGYIFGWENALYTLVALYVSTRVIDAIHTRHEKLTAMIVTKKSDELKKAIHDKLVRGITLLPAKGAFSGEEKEMLIIVITRYEMYDLEHIIKEVDPQAFTNIVETAGIFGFFRRE
- a CDS encoding BsuPI-related putative proteinase inhibitor yields the protein MRRISLLIILVLMAVAPALAIGEEKQTTVNPGFSFYIDPIAGPEHVEFELTLQNHGDANLTFEFPTSQKYEIIVMDDKGKKVYQYSEDKAFLQAFEKLTLKPQETKKWRENWDYKNAGTRVKEGEYTVTAQLKATSIGEKPVMDKKQLTDEKKMYVPGENPVFKGVHSKGTMGSYKVLGEARPIQGRFFYSVEDGHNQLIAETEVTQESKYPDWHSLSIDITIPESKLPQNGSLILNLYERSKEGEIIHTYPVLLEKFNNSK
- a CDS encoding DUF3813 domain-containing protein, which codes for MGNRLFQEARKAVQLAKTAEPAEQSAAISTAKNALSSAYANTTMAEKEQLRSFQDELNSIENK
- a CDS encoding Cof-type HAD-IIB family hydrolase; the encoded protein is MTEKHLIALDLDGTLLTDDKKISDRNKQVIKKAREEGHVVMIATGRPFRSSEMYYHELQLDTPIVNFNGAFMHHPLDNNWGVHHSPLSIDVAKDIVEALDDFKFYNIIAEVIDDVYVHYHDEKLMDIFNMGNPNITTGDLRRYLKASPTSMLIHSDEEHVRKIRAHLSEVHAEVIDHRSWAAPFHVVEIVKNGLNKAVGLKKASDYFQIPAERIIAFGDEDNDLEMLEYAGRGIAMGNAVADVKNIANDMTLTNEEDGIGVYLNDLLNLKAL
- a CDS encoding prolyl oligopeptidase family serine peptidase; this translates as MILVEKKHIQDIPVLHIVKQNQFSDRMPLIVFLHGFTSTKERNMHYAYLYAEKGFRVILPEAKYHGSRGEGFSEKELSFRFWEIVMNSIEELVLIKDELVEEGLVDPTRIGVAGTSMGGITTLGAMAKYDWIKAGVSLMGNPSFEQFALWQLNEIEKRNIKINLSKEEVSSLLNQLKQYDLSQQPEKLDKRPLLFWHGRLDPVVPYEAAYHFYEQNRKNYEGTDGMFEFITDEHAGHNVSNAGVMASAEWFAKHI
- a CDS encoding metal-sulfur cluster assembly factor; translated protein: MDEELKESIMGALEMVVDPELGVDIVNLGLVYDVDLNEEGLATVTMTLTSMGCPLAGTIVEQVKLALADLPEVKDTEVNIVFNPPWSKDMMSRYAKIALGVRD
- a CDS encoding TIGR04053 family radical SAM/SPASM domain-containing protein produces the protein MFDRDFNKDPFIVIWELTRACQLKCLHCRAEAQYRRDPRELSFEEGKALIDQIYEMNNPMLVFTGGDPLMREDVFGIAEYAVKKGVRVSMTPSATPNVTKEAIEKAKTVGLSRWAFSIDGPTAEVHDHFRGTAGSFDLTMERIKYLHELEIPIQINTVISRYNIEYLDEMAKMVEDLDCVLWSVFFLVPTGRGQEKDMISPVEHEKVFQWLYDLSKRVKFDIKTTAAQHYRRVVIQQKMREAKNHTEEIDYLTALTKEGLTGSIDGLGRAPKGVNDGNGFVFISHIGDVYPSGLLPVKAGNVREQPLADIYRESPVFKSLRNPDEFKGKCGVCEFRHVCGGSRSRAYAMTGDYLESEPFCVYIPKALRKQKQES
- a CDS encoding Crp/Fnr family transcriptional regulator — translated: MPNTTKVTHSIEIKELLQFADRTFKVEKGTYLFQEGMEAEELYLILGGKVQISKVTQDGRELALRICGENDLCGELTLFTDAPKYLLSALILEDAKIAAIRKDVIEKEIFHNPSLAFEFMKWMSDHFRKTQTKFRDLVLNGKKGALFSTLIRMTNSYGIHKDTGILIDLPLTNQELANFCGTSRESTNRILNELKREGIISIKKGKILVHDVDYLRQEIGCENCPAIFCSID